The nucleotide window AACAAAGACGTGAAGTAGCAATAGATAAGGAGAGTTGTAAAAAACGATTATATTTCCTAAAAGTGTTTGTAAAATAGCTATTCCAGCACTAACTAGCCATATGTTCAAAACGTTATTACCTCATATCCTTGATTGACGTAATAGGATACTCTCTCACCGGCTGGCATCAATGACACTCCTAAATTCTCTAGATGTGGCTTTATGTTCATTGCCTGCGCAACTCCTATGCAAGCAGAGTCTACTATTTTATTTTGAAGGAGCTCTTGGAACATGTTTTTCATATCGCCATCCAATTGTGTTAATTTCTTCTGACTTGGTCCGAAATATATCACTTTAACGTCTTCATATCTCTTATTTTTCACTGAGTTATAAGCCATTCTCATTGCTAGATCGAACTTCTCGTCTCCAGACATTATTAAGAAGAGGACTTTTGCCATATTTTCATCTTTTAAAATCACATTAAAAAGTTTAACTTAATAATGTTCTTGATCTAGAGATTAAAATTCCCAAAAACATCAAGAAAATGCCGAATAACTGTATAGGAAAAGGTAAAACGTGGTACAGTAGGAACTCTACTAGAGTAGTTAGAATAGGCACAGAGAAGCTGAGAACTGTTACCTTAGGTATCTTCTCAGCCTTAACCATCATGTTCCAAAGGAAGAAGGAAATGGCCCCACCTAAAGTTGAAGTATACGCGATTCCTATATAAAATTCTGGGTTTGGATCAATGTTATGGTGTATTGGGAGTAGTAATGCTAGGATTATGCTACCTATCGAGAATTGACTTGCATTTACTGTTATAGGATCGTAACCCTTTAATTTTCTGTAGAAAACTGTAAATAACCCCCAAAATAGGGCATTGACGATAGTTATAATTGAACCAAATAGTGTAAGACCATGAACCAATGGTAAACCGTATAAAATTACGCCTGAGAAACCTATTACTACTCCAACAATCTCAAGTACCGCGGGTCTTTCCAATAAGATGATAAAGGAAATGGGTATTGAAAACAAGGGCATTGTATAGCTTAGCACAGCTGACTCAGCTGGGCTTACATAAAGTAAACCATACGCCCATAATAATGATGATACTGTAGTGTAAACTGCCAATTGTATTACGTCTCTGTTAAAGAGAATCTTTCCCCTACTAATTGATAAAAATATAATAGAAGAGATAACATACCTAATGAGATTGAAAAAGATAGGTGATGAAAACGTTATAGCATCCTTTGCGAAGTAGTAGTTAAATGACGTTATTGTTACATAAGGTAGCAGGTATTTTAATATTTTCACGTGCTAAATGTTTGGGAGTAAACTTTAAAGTTACCTAACAAAAGTCAGCGTATTCATTTATAAATTTGTTTTATGATATATTTTTTCATGGTTGATGCTGTAGAACTGTCAAGGAAATACGAGGGAAAAATTGAGATATATCCGAAAGTTCCTATCACCTCTTATAACGATTTCGCTCTCATATACACCCCAGGTGTTGCTGAGGTATCTAAGGCGATTTATAAGGATCCGGATAAGAGCTTTGAGTTAACAAGTAGGTGGAACACGATAGCAGTAGTAACAGACGGAACTAGGGTTTTGGGATTAGGAAATATTGGCCCAACTGCAGCAATGCCAGTGATGGAAGGGAAATCTCTATTGTTCAAATACTTAGGAGGAGTTGACGCAATACCTTTGCCAATTAACGTAAAGAGTGCAGATGAGTTCACAAATGTTGTAAAAGCTCTGGAAACGTCCTTTGGCGGGATTAATCTTGAAGATATTGAGTCACCAAAGTGTTTCTATATTCTGGAAAAATTGCAATCCATGTTGAATATTCCAGTATGGCATGATGATCAACAAGGTACTGCGGCAGCTATCCTAGCAGGGTTGATTAATGCGATGATATTAACCAATAAAGACCCTAAGGAAAGTAAAGTCGTATTTTACGGAGCTGGAGCATCAAATATTGCAGCAGCTAGAATTTTAGCTAAATATGGATTCAAATACGAAAATATTGTAATGATTGATAGCAAAGGTCCATTGTATGCTGATAGAGAGGACGTAGATCACTTAATGTTACATCATAAGTGGAAGTACGAATTGGCTATAAAGACGAATAAATGGGAAGCTAAGGAGATAAAGGACGCGTTTAGTGGCGCAGATGCAGTAGTTGCGGCATCTACTCCAGGTCCCAATGTAATAAAGAAGGAATGGATAAGTCTGATGAATAAGGAGGCAATAGTCTTTGCCTTAGCCAATCCAGTTCCAGAGATATGGCCGCAAGACGCTAAGGAGGCAGGAGCGAAGATTGTTGCAACGGGTAGAAGTGATTTCCCTAACCAAGTTAATAACTCCCTAATTTTCCCGGCAATATTTAGGGGAGTTTTGGATAGTAGAGCAAAGGCGATAACAGATGAGATGACGATTGCAGCCTCTGAGGCTCTAGCTAAATACGCTAGGGATAGGGGGATAAATGAGAACTACATAATACCTAGAATGGATGAATGGGAGGCGTTTTATGAGGAAGCAGCAGCAGTTGCTAGTAAGGCAGTAGAATTAGGGTTAGCTAGAGTTAAAAAGAGTAGAGAAGAGTTCAGGGAAATCGCTAAGGAGAGAATAATAAGGGCTAGGAAGATAATGAATTTGGTGATATCCACATGGTCACCATAAGGAGGGCTACTAAAGAGGACGTCAAAACGTTAATAGATTTTTTCAGTAGGATGTATAGGTTAAACAGCGAATTCGATCCACTACTATTGACTCCAGAGAATTTGGAGGAAAGGATTAACAAAGTGGTAGAGAAGAGTCTTGAAGATCAAAATGAGATGATAGTAGTAGCGGAAGATCAAGGTAGGATAGTTGGCGCTGCCAGGGTTTTAATAATAGATAGGATATTTTATACACCGGAAAAGGAAGCATTAATTAGGGAGTTTTACGTACATCCTTCATACAGAAGGCAGGGAGTAGGTAATGAGATAGTAAATTTCATAATAAGCGAGTTGAAAGAGAGGGGAATAGAGATACTAGGAGCTGAATTCCCTTCTAGAAATTTAATAGCAATTTCGTTCTATAGAAAAATGGGCTTCAGAGAAATATATTGTGAATTCGTTAAGAAAATTTAACCATTTTTTATTCCGGTAAATACTCTTCCATACCAGAAATTCTTCTCAAGTCTTCTAAGGTCTTAGTTACACTCTCTCTTCCAAACTCCCTTTCGTAATCGAAAATGCCTTTAGGAAAGCTTAATCCTAATCTGACACCTAGGTCAATATCTTCCTTGCTTGCAATTCCGTTTTTAACCATCCAATTTGCCTCACTTATCGCAGGAGCTATAATGTATAACGGATTTATTTTTTCAGCTAGTTGTGGAGGTAAATTAGGCTTAATATACTTATTTGATGGATAAGTATAGAACCCTTTTCCGCTCTTTACGCCGAGATCTCCCTTTTTTGTCATCTCCTCTAGTGTCTTACACGGATAGGCCTTAAATCCCCTTTCCATCATTGCAGAGCTTACGTAATAGTTAACATCCACACCAGTGTAATCCACAAGTTCAAAAATTCCCATTGGAAATCCCAATTTATATCTAGCTACTGCGTCTATCGCAGTATATTCACAAATCCCCTTTTCAACAAGCATGCAAGCTGTGGTGATAATCCTCAATAATATTCTGTTAACCACAAATCCCGGTACGTCCTTATTAACCATTATTGGTATCTTTCTAAGGGATTTAATGAATTCATAAGTCTGTTTAACAGTGTCGTCTGAAGTTTTACTTCCCCTTATTATCTCCACTAACTGCATTAACACTGGGGGATTAAAGAAGTGAGTTCCTATAACCCTTTCTTGCCTTTTTACAGCAGAAGCAATTTCCGTAATTGGTAAGCTACTAGTATTAGTAGCCAATATCGCATTATTGGGTAATAGTTCCTCAAGCTTAGAAAATAGTTGTCTCTTTAAATCCAATTTCTCTGGTATTGCTTCTATTGATATATCAATTTCCCTTAACTCATTCGATAACCCTTCTATGGTTTTAATTCTTCCCAAAACGTCCTCAACACTTTCCTTTAAGTTACCTTTTTCATACAATTTCTCCAAACTCCACTTGACCTTCTGTATTGCGTTATTCAATATATCTTTAGATACATCACTCAGATAAACGTTATACCCAGCTATGGCTGAAACTTCGGCAATTCCGTGGCCCATTGTCCCTGCTCCAACTACCAATACATTTCTTATCATGAAATTTCAACCTACTGGAACCAGTTCATAAGTTAGATATCCTTCTGGTTTCCTCTCAATAACCTCAAGTTTAACCTTCATCCCGACTCTAACTTCCTTAGCCCTTACCCAGCCTAGAACATTTACTCCATTACTCATCCTAGCTATACCCACTATATAATCTTGATAGTGAGAGAATGAGGGAGGTTTGACGTTAACTACGGTATATGCCACAATTTCACCTTCCTTAGGCATTTCAATCCATTCTAAATTTGATATTTTGCATTTTGGACAATCATCTTGAGGCGGAAAATATATTGAGCCACACTTTGGACATTTCGTGGCTAGAATTTTACCCTCCCTTAATCCCTCAAAGAATTTGAATATCCTTTTAACTGGAATTTGATACCTTAGGTCAATCTCCCTTACGTCAATCCAAAGGGGGTTATTAGTCTTTTGTTCATTCACTATTGGTAATTTAGTTGTCTTTATCGCGTTATCAAGCATCAACAGTGATTGGGAAATTTCCTTTTGCATCTTATCCCTTATTTCATTTAGACTCATGTAGATGGCCTCCTAGTTGAGTATATTGTTACGTATGCGTAATGTCCAGTTCCTCCAACGTTGTGCGTTATTCCCATCCCGTTCCTAACTTCCACTTGTGTTCCCTTATGTGCTCTGTATAATAACTGTCTTGTTATTGATACTGCCATGCTTACCCCAGTTGCCCCTATTGGGTGTCCCTTTGCTTTCAACCCTCCATCAACGTTTACTGGTATTTTCCCTCCTATGTATGTTTGTTCTTCTCTTGCCAATAGGTATCCCTCACCTCTTTTTGCGAATCCTAAATCTTCATATGCCATTATTTCCGCTATTGTGAAACAATCATGCACATCTGCTACGTCGAAGTTCTTCCATGCGTTATCGAATTCTATTCTAGCTCTCTTATACGCTTGCTGTGCTGCAATGTGAGCTGCTTCTATATGTGTGAAGTCAGTTCTCCTACTCAAGTTTGCAGTGCCACTAGCAACTCCTTGTGATACTATCCATACTGGAGAATCAGTTATCTTTTTAGCAACTTCCTCAGATGCTAAGACTATTGCAGCAGCACCGTCAGTAATTGGAGAGGAGTCCAGAAGCTTCAGGGGATAAGCAACTGGTTTGGACTTCAAATATTCCTCCATAGTTATTTCCTTTTGAAATTGTGCATAAGGGTTCTTAGCCCCATAATAATGATTCTTAATGGCGATCTTTCCTAAGTCTTCCTCTTTCATACCATATTTAGCCATATATGCGGAGGCGTGAAGTGCGTAATATCCTGGGAAGGTAAGCCCAAAGTTCTCAAACTCCCAGAAATAACCCCCAGCCCTGCCAATTAGTTCAACTACTTGGGGATTAGGTGCTTGATGCATTTGTTCTACTCCTACGACTAGTGCTATATCTGCTTCACCAGATTTAATTGCTAGATAGGCATCTCTTATTGCTGCGCTTCCAGTGGAACATGCTGCCTCAACTCTCATAGTCCCCTTTGGTGTTAGGTTACAATACTCCCCTACTATTACTGCTGGTAATTCCTCGGAACTCCAATTCCCTACATTACCAACAACGAAGTATTGTATTTCATTTTGATCTATGTTTGCTTCTTCAAGAGCTTGTTTAACAGCTTCCCATGCTAGTTCTTGCAAATTAACATCTGTCCTTACCCCGAATTTGGTGTGTCCAGTTCCGATAATTGCTACATTTCTCATACTTTAATCTACCACTTGATAGTTTATTTAGTTTGTGTCATGTCTCTAAGTACCTTTTTATCTATCTTATTGGTTGAAGTTAGTGGCATGGAACTTATGAATATAAATCTATCTGGAATCCACCACTTTTGAATTTTACCCTCGTCCGCAAGTTTCAATAGGAATTGCCTTATTTCCTCCTCAGACACTTGCTCTTTCGGAACTATGAATGCAGCTGGTCTTTCTCCCCATTTCTCGTCCTTAATTCCAACTACTGCAACTTGAGACACCTTAGGGTGTAATGATATGGCGTTCTCTAAGAGTAATGAAGGAATGAATTCTCCACCGCTCTTTATTGCATCTTTCTCCCTATCAACTATATGTATATATCCGTACTGATCCATATAGGCTAAGTCACCAGTATGTAGCCATCCTCCTTTCCATAAGGCCTTAGTTTTTTCCGGATCTTTATAGTACTCTTGAGTTAACCATGGTGCTCTAACTACTATTTCCCCTATCTTACCAGTTTCCTTTTCTTTTCCAGTTGCTGGATCAACAATTTTAATTTGAACTAAAGGAATCGGTGCCCCAGCAGTTATTTGCGCCATGAATTTAGTGTTATCATCTAATCTTTCAATTGCTGAGTTATAATAACCGACTGACAATACTGGACAAGTTTCAGATAGGCCATATCCTCCTATTACAGTAATACCTAATTCTTTAGCTTTTTTAGCTAACCCTTCTGGAAGCGCAGAACCTCCTATTGTAACTTTCCATCTCTTAAATACGTGGAGATATCTGGGAGCATCGGGATTCGTTAGTAATAGGTAAAGTATAGTTGGTACCATTGCTGAATACGTTACACCCTCCTTATCCATTAGGCTTAGTATGAAACTGTAATCGTATTTCCCTGGTAAGACATATTTAACTCCAGCCATTAGCGCCACATAAGGATATCCCCAGGCATGTACGTGAAACATTGGTACTAGGATCATATATACGTCATTTGAGGTCAGACTTAATGGAGGTCTAGCTCCAACCAAGCTTACACTTATGGCATGCAATACTATCTTTCTGTGATTAAACCATACACCCTTTGGTTCTCCTGTAGTACCTGATGTATAAAATATTGTAGCCATATCGTTTTCATTAACGTTAGTCTCCTCTTCCAACGGTTCATTTGATTCTATCAGTTCCCAGAAATCTATTGTATCTAATGAGCTTCTTACCTTTTCCTTAGAATCGCTATAGGATATTACTTTCATCCCTACTGGCATTATTCCCTTCGCTTTTTCTATGAGTGGCATGAACTCATCTCTTACTATTAAATACTTATCCTCTGCGTGCAATATTGTCTTTGCAATTAATTCCAAGGGATATCTGATATTTACTGTGTGCAACACAGAACCTATCATAGGTATTGCGTAATAGTTGTGCATATAGACATCAGTATCCCAATCTATAACTCCTATCTTTTCTCCTCTCTTAACTCCTATCTTTCTTAATCCATTTGCTAACCTTTTTACAGAATTTGCGAAAGATCTAAAGGTATATCTTCTAATATCTCTGTATACTATTTCTCTATCTGGAAAACTTCTAGAACCAGAATCTAATATCTTATCTATTGTTAATTGGTATTCGTAATATTCGCTATTCATGTTATAATACTTTGAAAAACAACTATAAAAAATTTTACATCTTAATTCCGAGAAGTCTTCTCGCAGTTTCCCTTAATATAACAAGTTTTTGAATATCATTAGCACCTTCGTATATTCTCATTACCTCAACATCTCTTAACAATCTCTCTACACCAGTAGAAGTAGCTACACCGTATCCACCATGAACAGTTATTGCCCTAATCGCAACCTTCTCTGCAATATCTGTTGCGTACAATTTAGCCATTGAGGCAGCTACTATAGCTTCATTCTCAAGACCACGGTCAAATAAATTAGCTGCCCAGTACGTGAGTAATCTTGCAGTATTTACTTCAGTAAGTGATTCGGCTATCTTCTCTTGAACCATTTGAAATCCTATTAATGGACTCTGGAAAGCAAACCTCTGAGTTGAATATGTGACCATTCTCTCTAACGCAGCCTGGGCAACACCAACTCCTTGGGCTGCAACACCAACCCTTGTCCTATCGAAAGTGGCCATTGCGTACTTGAATCCATTCCCTTCTTCTCCCAAAAGGTTTTCTGCAGGGACCTCTACGTCTTCAAAGGCTAACTCTGCAGTATTTGAAGCCCTTAATCCCATAGTCTCAATTCTATTCAATACCTTAACTCCCTTCCATTCCCTTTCTACTATGAACATCGATATCCCCTTCCATCTAGCATTGGGCTCTGGGGGTGATGTCCTAGCTGTAACCACGTAATAGTCAGCTATCCCACCATTAGTGATAAAGATTTTCCTACCATTAATAACGTATTTACCATTTATCTTTTTAGCCACCGTCTGTATTCCAGCAACGTCTGATCCCGCTACTGGTTCAGTATTAGCAAAAGCTGCAACTTTATCTCCCCTAGCTACTGGAGTAACGTACTTTTTCTTCTGTTCTTCATTACCGAAAAGCAATATTGGAGTCATGAATAACCCTCCAACAGATATTCTCGTAGAAAGTGAGGCCCAGACTCTAGATATCTCTTCTTGAGCTATGGCAGTCATTAGCGTATCTCCACCTTGACCACCGTATTGTTCTGGTACTGCAACACCATATAGACCAATTTCCTTAGCTTTTTCCAATACTTCCTTTGGTACTGTACCTTCTTTTTCACCCTTTTCCACATAAGGCGCAACGTCTCTCTCCATGAATTCCCTTACAGCTCTCCTAAATAGTTCATGTTTCTCGGAAATGTTTATAGAAAATGCTTCCACACTACTGAAAGGTAAGACCATATAATTTACTGAACCAATAGACTAATTATAACTCTTTCTATCATTAGATGCAATTTCAGCCTTTAATTTAGCACATATTGGTACCGAAAAGTAATATATTAATCATAAGTGAATAAAGAAAAAACTATGTGAAAAGATAATATTTAGGTGATCACCTTATAAGAACAACATGTAGAAAGAAGGTCAGATTACCTTTAAAATAGCTCTTCCTAAGACCTTTCTCTCCAACATTTTCCTATATGCCTCATTTATTCTCTCTAATTCATAAATTTCGTATATAGCTTTGATTTTCCCATACCCTACCAATTTAATGGCTTCCTCGTATTCTGCTTGAGTATAAGATGCAGAACCTACTATTTTATGCTGTCTCATTATGCTCATTGCTGGCCTTGATAGCGTTATCGGCTCCCCTTCAGTATTTCCGATCAAAACTAGAATACCTTCCTTCTTTAATGCCCTTAACGAATCGTTTATGGTTTTAGAACCCACTAGTTCAAATATTGCATCAAACTTTTCACCTCTTATATCACTCACTGGCGTTACCCCCAATTCTTTAAGCTTTTCTCCTTTAGATGATAACCCATAAACGTTTGATATACCTAAATATTTCAAGTATTGTACAAGATGGATACCTACTCCTCCACCTGCCCCAGTTACCAAAACTTTACTATCCTTCTTTAAATCTGCAAGTTTAGATGCGTGAATTGCAGTGGCAACTGGGTCCATTGTAGCTGCGTATTTTTCGAGTTTATCGTCTGGCAAGGGTATGAGATTTCTTTCTGGGACAATGACCTGCTCTGCATATCCTCCAGTTATCTCTCCCTCTCCTAAAATTCTAGCGTTATCACATAAATTCTCCTTCCCGCTTTTACAATAGTCACAGCTTCCGCAATATAGATTTGGGTAAACAGCTACTGGTCTTCCATTATAGTAACCTACTATTTCATGCCCTAGGATTAAGGGTAGCTTGAGATTTTTAAATCCACCCTTCCATATAACTAGATCCCTTCCACATATTCCAGTATACGCTACGTTTATTCTAACTCCTACTCCATGAGGCTCTGCGTTACCTATTATAAAGGGTGAGTTAAACTGTGTTAAAATAGCCGCTTTCATATATTAAAAAAGGAATTGATTGTTAATATATTCATTGTTGACTTAAAGATTTAGGTACAAACATACACTTATCTTCAATCTTTCCAGCCAACGCGTCGTCTAGGAGCAGATAGGGGTTCTTAACTTCTTGTAAGCGCTTTCCCGTACCTCCTCTAAGGTCTAATACTACCTCAGACAATATGCTCAAGGCTATCTCCTCTGCGGTCTTCGAACCAATATCTAAACCTAGTGGGGAATGCAATCTTCTCTTTATTTCCTCTAGCGGGATATCTCTCTTAACTAATAATGAAATCATTAGAGCTGCTCTCTTTTGACTGGCCAATAACCCAACAAATCTTGCCCTCTTTTTCATTGCGATATATAACGCGTCTATATCATATGGTTTACCTCCCTCATTTGCTACAATTACAATTGAATCCTCACTTACCATTTGCTCTAGTAGATTTAGATCATTTGAAATAGCGTAAACTCCGCTAAAGTCCTCTTCCTTAACATCGCCAGAACCCACTACAGCGACGTAATACCCCATATCTATAGCTAGTTTAGCTAAGAACCTAGCAATAATACCAGATCCTACTACTATTATGGCTGGCCTTGGTTCAATTGGTTCGATCACTAATTTACCATCTTCTAAATCTTTTTGAATTACCTTTCCCTTTTCCAACGCTTCCAACGCAATTTCAATTATATTTCTGTCCAAACTTCCAAGAAGGACTCTTCCGTCTGATACTATGGTTCTCTCTAGTCTGTTTCCCTTGTAAATGGAGACTATTGCAAAACGCTTCCCTTCAGCACTTAATTTTGAAATTAATGGAAAGATCTCACACGAACTCATAAACTAATATTAAATTAGCTAATTAAATACCTTTTTCTCTAACTAGTTTTAATTCTTTAAGCACATACGTAAACTATTTTCTTATACTCTTTATCTTAATAAACGAGTTTATAAAATTTACAATATAATTTCTTATTATAATGGATAGCCTGAAAATTGTATAACAGAAAAGTTTTTTATATAGAAAAATTAACTAATTTATGCCACAACAAAATACTGAGATATTGGGCTTAGAAAAGATCAAAAAAGGCGTTACCTATTTCCTCTTCTACTCCATACTAGACATCATTGTATCAGTGGGAGTCTTCATAACACTAGTGTCAGTGTTCCATTTACCTTTAACTGTCAACAGCATGCTAGCCCATTATGGAATTTACGCTGAGATTGTTCTAGTAATTGAAGCGGTCTTATTGCCCATATTTATACTCTCCTTTTGGAGAATAAGGGAAGGATTTAAAATATTGGCAACTTCTAGAAAGGAGTTAAATAAAGGAACACTAGGAGGCACTATAGGAGTAATAGGTTACGTGTTAGTTCTAGCTGGATCAATAGCTCTGATCCCAGTTCAACTGCAACAAACCGTTATGCCCATAGCCGGTAGGATAGTGATTGGAGGATATTTACTTTCACTTATAGGAGTACTTTTAATAGGATTAGCTTACATGAAGGCTAGTAACATTTACAATAACAGAACCATAAAGGAGGGAGGGACATTAATTTTAGCGTGGGTTCTAATAGCATTTATAATCGGTATTGCACACAGTGAACCAATTGCAATCTTTTCAGAGATATTTATTAGTTCTATAGGATTACTTAGTGCTTATCTCTTATCTTCAGGCTTAGGGCAAGTTTTGAGATCAAAGCAAATCTAGAGAAAAAGTCTCTATTAGAAATATAAAAAAATAAGCTATTTTTTGTAAGTCCTTTAGCTCGGTGGTAAAGAAGAAGAGAACGCTAATCTTAACAGTTGAAATAGTGACCAAACAACACCGTAGGTAGTATTTAGATTTAGCTCCCTATACTCTAAGGCTGATTTCCCTTTAGTCTCCTTTAGCCTTTCAAAATACCACTCTATAGTTTTAAATACTTTATCGATCATGTACGTTACAATCGATCTTATGAAAGGATTCTTACTAGTGTAGGCTATTGTATTTCCCAGTCTTCTAGTAATCTTCAGATCATATTTCCATGAAAGATATAATAAGTCCCAATATCTAGACGGCAATCTCTCTAATGCAGGTAACGGATTATCCCTAATTTTAGATAAACCCATCGGTATAACTGGCAATGGAAATATCCACGCAATTGGTTCATGATCTATAATGTATTCAACTAATTTTATTGAATCCTCAACGTCCTTATCAGTCTCTTCTGGATACCCTATGGTCATAGTATAGCAAGGGAAGATATAGCTTTCATTCATTATCGCTGTGGACTCCACTATTAAATCCTTCCAATTGGTATAGTTCCAAGGAAAAGCTTTC belongs to Saccharolobus solfataricus and includes:
- a CDS encoding XdhC family protein encodes the protein MSSCEIFPLISKLSAEGKRFAIVSIYKGNRLERTIVSDGRVLLGSLDRNIIEIALEALEKGKVIQKDLEDGKLVIEPIEPRPAIIVVGSGIIARFLAKLAIDMGYYVAVVGSGDVKEEDFSGVYAISNDLNLLEQMVSEDSIVIVANEGGKPYDIDALYIAMKKRARFVGLLASQKRAALMISLLVKRDIPLEEIKRRLHSPLGLDIGSKTAEEIALSILSEVVLDLRGGTGKRLQEVKNPYLLLDDALAGKIEDKCMFVPKSLSQQ
- a CDS encoding DUF973 family protein; the encoded protein is MPQQNTEILGLEKIKKGVTYFLFYSILDIIVSVGVFITLVSVFHLPLTVNSMLAHYGIYAEIVLVIEAVLLPIFILSFWRIREGFKILATSRKELNKGTLGGTIGVIGYVLVLAGSIALIPVQLQQTVMPIAGRIVIGGYLLSLIGVLLIGLAYMKASNIYNNRTIKEGGTLILAWVLIAFIIGIAHSEPIAIFSEIFISSIGLLSAYLLSSGLGQVLRSKQI